A section of the Candidatus Delongbacteria bacterium genome encodes:
- a CDS encoding cupin domain-containing protein — translation MNEKMDFGKGLKAPEAIFTNEVWVNMLVTDPESTFDTQVYNVTFEPGGRTHWHSHPGGQILLVTEGVGYYQEKNMPIQILYPGDTVTIPPNVNHWHGAGIQTRFVHISMTTQVHLGPADWFGPVSDEDYTTAINSIPKK, via the coding sequence ATGAATGAGAAAATGGATTTTGGAAAAGGTTTAAAAGCACCAGAGGCTATTTTTACAAATGAAGTCTGGGTAAATATGCTGGTAACAGATCCTGAAAGTACATTCGATACACAAGTTTACAATGTAACATTTGAACCAGGAGGCAGAACTCACTGGCATTCTCATCCAGGAGGACAAATTCTATTGGTTACTGAAGGTGTGGGATATTATCAGGAAAAAAATATGCCAATACAAATTTTATATCCTGGTGATACAGTTACAATTCCACCTAATGTAAATCATTGGCATGGGGCAGGTATTCAGACTAGATTTGTTCATATTAGTATGACTACTCAAGTTCATCTTGGACCTGCTGATTGGTTTGGTCCTGTTTCTGATGAAGATTATACAACTGCTATAAATTCTATTCCTAAAAAATAG